The sequence below is a genomic window from Bombus fervidus isolate BK054 chromosome 2, iyBomFerv1, whole genome shotgun sequence.
ttaagattatcaaaattttaaagaatatattaaatttatatacataatatttctcaATTCATCTAATTCATTAATACCAAACTctattaatacatataattttgctGTAATTATTACATGCTGACCTCTAGCGATGATATGTTACACGATAGAAGAGTAACATGTATTCTTTAATGTTTCCACATTTATGGTTGATAAAGCATCAAACTTTCTAAGTTATATTCATTTTCGAATTATTCAAGAATATCAAACTATAAGTTGTGTGTGTACTATATAGATTATATGTGTTAATATTGTCATCTTTCTGAGAAGCGAAGACAGTGAAGACATAACCTTACTCATAATCAGCCATggtattatttctttctattcgttataaccaatattaattaaatgtaaacaAAACGTAAATTACTTGCtatagattttataataataatttttgccTTTGTTCAAAAGTTCATTCTACtgatttattcttttatcacGTAAacgatttgaaaaaattgcatgatataaataaacaaacaattGTGCAGGCCATCAAAGTTTATGTTTGTATTTCCTCGTTTAAATACACCTATTGTTTTGTgtcattaaaataaatcaagCAGTTTTGTACTTACTACTtaatgcatattttatatacttctaTAAAACATATGCTGTGCCATTTATCAAGTGGCAATTTTAGTATTTAACAATGGATGGTAACCAAGTAATGGGGAGGAAAACGATAAAACTTATTATAGATACATTCTTATAGTTAATATCAAATTGAAAGATTATTGTGTAAACCTTTTCACATGAAATTCAAGAACTctgtttttgaatttttatataaacaaatgTATTTATTCGTCAAGGGTTATATCCAGCCCTCATATCTACATTTCTTGTATAGAAATGTACAACATTTCTTTAACATTGTAtaacatacaaatatttttcccttTAATTCGATTTTCAGGTAATTCTAATTGacaattcatttttaatatccaattttaatatcaaagcTAAGTTTCACATATAACCTCATGTATACATTTACTTTGTCAAGAAAATGTATACTAAGGAATACAGTTTCAAGTCCatcatttattatatcttatgTATAGACTTGTCTTGTGTCactaaatttatattcgtattattttttccttattaatttatatgaaccatgaaaatttcttttattgatATCTAAAATGTGGGAAAATAAAGTGACAGTCTATTTGAATTATAAGTTTACATCAAAGTTTTTATTACTTGTCTTTTTAAAGGTACTTAACTTTaatctttttcaaaaaatataacaaaaagaaatattatgaaGAATCTAACAACAAAACAATtacaaagaatagaaaaaaagaaaaagaagatggCTGCACTTCTGGAAATAActaaattaaatgataaagaTAGAGAAGCTAAAATGCTTGCTCTTAAGAAAGCTGTTAGTATATTTAACTgagttataatatttttgttgtgaAGTTcatatgataaatattattttagtcTGCAGAAGCAGATCAGTCAAATGCAAATGATACAGACAGCAGTGAAGTCTCCATGGAAGATAATGTCAAACGTAAACGTCCATGTAATGaagatttaaaagaaacaCTTTTGGAAGATTCtactgaaaaagaaaatgtaggaGGTATAGAAGAATCAGATACACTTGCTAACAAAAAGCCTAGGTTTGTATACtgtaaaatgtttatatatatatttagtgtgatatataagaatataaattatttttatttggtaaTACAGATTAAGTGGAGACgagtatttaaaattgaaacaggAATTAAGGGAACGTAAAAAGAGACTTAAAATAATACCTcgatttcgtttaaaaatagctGGTGAAAGTGCTAGCCTAACTGTTAATATTAAAAGTGAAAACAGGATTCCTATTTTTCTTAGTGATATAcaacatttattattgtattcaTTACATGGTCATCACTCACCCTATGTGCCAGCAAGATGGTGTcatcttgaaaaatataatagggtaatgtaaatattgaacatatataatattaaaaatttctgaaatattgttaaacattaaacattttttaaaaaggtCACACACACTGTGGTTCTTGTTGTTGAAGGACTTTCTGTGTATCATTTTATGGCTTATGAAAGTATGTTTCCACATATAACATCAAAGTTGGAACATAGGGTAGAAGTTGTAACACCTACATCATATGGAGGGTCCGTAATAGAGGATCTTGCAGCTGTTCCCATAACCGGAATACAAAGCGATAAATTACTTAAACGTatgtacattttaaaatactatttgttataatatgtaacaAGCATACATGgtgtataattttttagaatatgGATCATTAGAGGCTGCATTACAAAATAACGgcgatgtaataaaattattacgaacTGTTTTCCCAATGCATAGAGATCCATCAACAAATGCGGAACAGTTTAAAACAGAATATGGCCTTCCAAAGAGTGATAGATTCCCCCGTACACTATTACTTCTATCTTTATGTCAAATGGTAGAAGAAAATTATCCTGTCCCATTAAAGGGTGAATTAGCAAAAAAGTTAGTAccaataatagaaatattccgaattaaatttatacattaattaaacaaatattttatgtttagaTACGGACATTACATAATGACAAAAGATGTTTATGTAGAAGCTAATGAAAGATCTCCAATGTTTGGTCTAGACTGTGAAATGTGTAAAACAACTATTGGAGAATTGGAATTAACGAGAGTATCTCTTGTGGATGAAAGTATGAATGTAAgttcaatttcaaaattattatgaGTAGGTTATccaaattctattaaattccTGTCACAGGTTATTTATGATAGTCTGGTAAAACCAGATAATCGTATCACTGATTATCTTACTCAATTCAGTGGTATAACAAAAGAAATGTTGGAAGGTGTCACAACTACGTTGTCTGATGTTCAACAAACGTTACGAAAGTTACTTCCCGCAGATGCAATTCTAGTAGGACAAAGTTTAAATTCTGATCTTCATACATTAAAAATGATGCATCCATACATTATTGATACATctgttattttcaatattaccGGTGACAGGTGCACaacttattttctttatattacagttatattcttacaaaaattttcctaagcaaatatttaattacagatATCGAAAGACAAAGTTACAAATTTTAGCGAGAGAATTTCTTGGTGAAAGAATACAAGAAAGTAGTTCTGGTCATTGTTCAACTCAAGATTCACAGGCTTCTATGAAATTAGTGCAATTAAAATTAGCAAATAGTGTGGATTATGGAGATGCTGTGTTACTTGGTCGTTGCAACatggaaatattgaaaatgaaaccAGAGAAAAGGACGGATAATCAGCGatcattaaaaattgaaatacggAAGTATGCTACATCAATTTTCAAACATATAACGAAGGATAAAAAAACTGCTGCCATTGTGGGTAACGGAGAAGTTATGAAcgaatattctaaatatttaacttcttctatcaACATTATGGatgatgaaaatttcaataaaaacgaTCAAGTGTGTACCTCAACcataaattgaattattaaggAATCGATTATTTGAATTCTTAATGTCTACTATTCGTATTATcacaattttattgttattacagGTACGTCTTGTAGTGACAGACAATAATAAACAAGCCGTCCTGCGAGCTACACAAATAGCCATGG
It includes:
- the Rexo5 gene encoding RNA exonuclease 5 isoform X1 — encoded protein: MKNLTTKQLQRIEKKKKKMAALLEITKLNDKDREAKMLALKKASAEADQSNANDTDSSEVSMEDNVKRKRPCNEDLKETLLEDSTEKENVGGIEESDTLANKKPRLSGDEYLKLKQELRERKKRLKIIPRFRLKIAGESASLTVNIKSENRIPIFLSDIQHLLLYSLHGHHSPYVPARWCHLEKYNRVTHTVVLVVEGLSVYHFMAYESMFPHITSKLEHRVEVVTPTSYGGSVIEDLAAVPITGIQSDKLLKQYGSLEAALQNNGDVIKLLRTVFPMHRDPSTNAEQFKTEYGLPKSDRFPRTLLLLSLCQMVEENYPVPLKGELAKKYGHYIMTKDVYVEANERSPMFGLDCEMCKTTIGELELTRVSLVDESMNVIYDSLVKPDNRITDYLTQFSGITKEMLEGVTTTLSDVQQTLRKLLPADAILVGQSLNSDLHTLKMMHPYIIDTSVIFNITGDRYRKTKLQILAREFLGERIQESSSGHCSTQDSQASMKLVQLKLANSVDYGDAVLLGRCNMEILKMKPEKRTDNQRSLKIEIRKYATSIFKHITKDKKTAAIVGNGEVMNEYSKYLTSSINIMDDENFNKNDQVRLVVTDNNKQAVLRATQIAMEHAFTLCHVRIGQEKLKSDKIEKTFRTVNKWVHKLWQYMAVNGLACVIFSGENNAANGACFLNLKKEIPEDYTIRT
- the Rexo5 gene encoding RNA exonuclease 5 isoform X3, whose translation is MEDNVKRKRPCNEDLKETLLEDSTEKENVGGIEESDTLANKKPRLSGDEYLKLKQELRERKKRLKIIPRFRLKIAGESASLTVNIKSENRIPIFLSDIQHLLLYSLHGHHSPYVPARWCHLEKYNRVTHTVVLVVEGLSVYHFMAYESMFPHITSKLEHRVEVVTPTSYGGSVIEDLAAVPITGIQSDKLLKQYGSLEAALQNNGDVIKLLRTVFPMHRDPSTNAEQFKTEYGLPKSDRFPRTLLLLSLCQMVEENYPVPLKGELAKKYGHYIMTKDVYVEANERSPMFGLDCEMCKTTIGELELTRVSLVDESMNVIYDSLVKPDNRITDYLTQFSGITKEMLEGVTTTLSDVQQTLRKLLPADAILVGQSLNSDLHTLKMMHPYIIDTSVIFNITGDRYRKTKLQILAREFLGERIQESSSGHCSTQDSQASMKLVQLKLANSVDYGDAVLLGRCNMEILKMKPEKRTDNQRSLKIEIRKYATSIFKHITKDKKTAAIVGNGEVMNEYSKYLTSSINIMDDENFNKNDQVRLVVTDNNKQAVLRATQIAMEHAFTLCHVRIGQEKLKSDKIEKTFRTVNKWVHKLWQYMAVNGLACVIFSGENNAANGACFLNLKKEIPEDYTIRT
- the Rexo5 gene encoding RNA exonuclease 5 isoform X2, which encodes MSAEADQSNANDTDSSEVSMEDNVKRKRPCNEDLKETLLEDSTEKENVGGIEESDTLANKKPRLSGDEYLKLKQELRERKKRLKIIPRFRLKIAGESASLTVNIKSENRIPIFLSDIQHLLLYSLHGHHSPYVPARWCHLEKYNRVTHTVVLVVEGLSVYHFMAYESMFPHITSKLEHRVEVVTPTSYGGSVIEDLAAVPITGIQSDKLLKQYGSLEAALQNNGDVIKLLRTVFPMHRDPSTNAEQFKTEYGLPKSDRFPRTLLLLSLCQMVEENYPVPLKGELAKKYGHYIMTKDVYVEANERSPMFGLDCEMCKTTIGELELTRVSLVDESMNVIYDSLVKPDNRITDYLTQFSGITKEMLEGVTTTLSDVQQTLRKLLPADAILVGQSLNSDLHTLKMMHPYIIDTSVIFNITGDRYRKTKLQILAREFLGERIQESSSGHCSTQDSQASMKLVQLKLANSVDYGDAVLLGRCNMEILKMKPEKRTDNQRSLKIEIRKYATSIFKHITKDKKTAAIVGNGEVMNEYSKYLTSSINIMDDENFNKNDQVRLVVTDNNKQAVLRATQIAMEHAFTLCHVRIGQEKLKSDKIEKTFRTVNKWVHKLWQYMAVNGLACVIFSGENNAANGACFLNLKKEIPEDYTIRT